In the Brachyhypopomus gauderio isolate BG-103 chromosome 4, BGAUD_0.2, whole genome shotgun sequence genome, one interval contains:
- the foxd5 gene encoding forkhead box protein D5, with protein MMILSMDEATRPTCVSLDEETDIVGGDLTGNDADFFPSCRDTTGMVSSDSSEVDSSGEGESRFCVKARQQPAATRQQSGSVKPPYSYIALITMSILQSPTKKLTLSGICDFISNKFPYYKEKFPAWQNSIRHNLSLNDCFIKIPREPGNPGKGNYWSLDPASEDMFDNGSFLRRRKRFKRNQPEYSKDGLLFYPNISYQPYGRPYCVTRQVVTQAAHLGYVPVQDAVVVPSPYFQYQGVAKIPEGQEVRHQTRLRLLEQRPDRETQKFSFSIDSIMAKSTTSENKNSVHQLPVEYGRLFAPLPSCVVPNFLPVSRTPFALTTVPFSESLQTAYPNC; from the coding sequence ATGATGATCCTTTCCATGGATGAAGCAACTCGTCCTACATGCGTCTCCCTTGATGAAGAGACAGACATCGTCGGGGGGGATTTAACTGGGAATGATGCTGACTTTTTCCCGTCTTGTCGGGACACAACAGGGATGGTCTCTTCGGACAGCTCTGAAGTGGACTCTTCTGGTGAGGGCGAGAGCAGATTCTGCGTTAAGGCCCGACAACAACCTGCTGCAACCCGACAGCAAAGCGGCTCCGTTAAACCTCCGTATTCTTACATCGCTCTCATCACCATGTCCATCCTCCAGAGCCCCACCAAGAAACTCACCCTTAGTGGCATTTGCGACTTTATCAGCAACAAGTTCCCTTATTATAAGGAAAAGTTTCCGGCTTGGCAGAACTCAATCAGACACAACTTGTCACTTAACGACTGTTTCATCAAGATACCAAGAGAACCAGGCAACCCAGGTAAAGGAAACTACTGGTCGCTTGACCCTGCATCTGAAGACATGTTCGACAACGGCAGTTTTCTGCGCAGAAGGAAGAGGTTCAAACGGAACCAACCGGAATACTCCAAAGACGGACTCTTGTTTTACCCGAATATTAGTTATCAACCGTACGGGAGACCGTATTGCGTGACTAGGCAGGTGGTGACGCAGGCTGCCCACCTTGGATATGTACCGGTCCAAGATGCTGTCGTCGTGCCGTCGCCCTACTTTCAGTATCAGGGTGTCGCCAAGATCCCCGAAGGCCAAGAAGTTCGTCACCAGACGCGTCTCAGACTTCTCGAGCAAAGGCCCGACCGCGAGACGCAGAAGTTTTCTTTCAGTATTGACAGCATCATGGCAAAATCGACCACCTCAGAAAACAAAAACTCTGTCCATCAACTGCCAGTCGAGTACGGTCGCCTATTTGCACCACTACCATCTTGTGTGGTTCCAAATTTCCTTCCAGTATCAAGAACTCCTTTTGCTTTGACCACCGTGCCATTTTCAGAAAGCTTACAAACAGCTTACCCGAACTGTTGA